TTATTATCTTGTACATGACCTGCTCCGGTACAAGATATGCGACTCTcaaatgtgttaaaattaacaaactTTCATATGTATACTTTGCCCGGTTCCGCTAAACGCTCAGGCATAATGTGTATTGCATTGCCTTAGTTTAATCTTGCgagcatcatcaacatcaacctGGCGGTCGTCGCTTCCTGTTGATCTAATTTACCTTATTACCTTTTACAAGTATATAGTCATTCGCATATTATTCGTATtcatatgttttcattttactaACCGGAACTGATGAGTAGTACTGAGCAGGAAAGAAGGTCTACAATGTTCAGGCGCAAGGTGTGGAGAGTGTAATCGTAAGATGAAACATTCAGTTTTGCAGGAAAGATAGGCAAAACACGCAATACGAATGTTTTGCTAGTGTTGATTTGTTGAAACAAGCAGGTGAATGGGAAACTCAAAATGAGCAGACAGCGCCATGTGCAACTCGTTGTTTGTATCATTTTACACTCGACTCAACGTTCAGCTTCCAAGCAGTCGTTCTTATCTGTAATTCGCAACGCACTAAACGTGCAAAGCGGAAGCAGAAGATCTAGGCCCCAAACCAGTAGACCATTAGCAGTATCTCCGATTACTCACGATTATAAGTAGAGCTTCTCTTGTGTTGCGGAATTAGATCCCTCTAAGCGGGCGCCATCGTCCATTGGCTCCCATCCGTGGTTAGTAGTGCTAGAGCGGCGTTAGAAACCCATTGTGGTGGGTAGATGTATGTAGCGGCTTAGGAATAAATAACATTCGAAGTAAACATaatccgtgtgtgtgtgcggatgtATGTGTAACGTGATGTGTGTAGTAAGCGAACAAATGagtaaatgaaaaatggcACTCTAAGCGACGTACGTTTGTTGAACGGAAGTAGCAATAGAAAATGTGCAAGAGTTCAGCTTGCAGCAAAATCGTCTATCGTCCTTCAAAAGGAGGTGTccacaggcaaaaaaaacccatacaaGAACTCACGCTCATCTCATGGCGGAGGCGTAAAACACTAACTGTaattcagcaaaacaaacaaccatcaGCGAGAACacataatttacaataaaGTGAAACACTAGCAGTGAAACATGATTATAAACGATTGCGCGTTTCGGAAGCCGAAAGAGGATACATGTAAGTAACCGAAAATAAAACTCTCAATGTGTTGTAGTAGTATTTGGGGTGCGATTCGCATTGTTCTAGCATTTTGTTCCGATTTATATAACATAACACCCtagtggaaaggaaaacaaactttttaaCATAATTTCGCACCTCACACTAACTTCCCGATCGACTTTATTTTATACCCGTCCCCCGTACCAGTCGCACCAGCTGATGCTCCTCCTGCCGCTCCACATACTCCAAAAACCGACCGATACGTTCCTTTCGCTTGCCGCACAATTCTACACCACCGTCGTGTGTGTATTGGTCTAACGCTTTTCGCACGTCCAACATTTGCCAGCGTACCCGTTGATAGTAGAACACCGCACCAAGCAGATGCCAGATGGTAAACTCGGGCCATAGCGTTTCGGTAAAGTACATCACGGAGGTAGCCGACTGCCAGAGGAGGAAATCACTTAACCGTACTTCACCGGACGTGCGCACCAGCAGATCCGGCTCGGCCGAATACTTTGTGTACAGGCAGCGGGTTAGCAGCTCTTCGGTGACGTCGTCCGGTTCGAGTTGCCCATCGCCAACGGCCTGCGCGACGGTACGGATGGAATGTGTTATCTCGTCCCGAGACGTGTATGCGAACGCCACATTCAGGATGGCCTTACGGTTGTGGCGTGTGAGCAGTACCGCTTCCGCGATGCTACGCCGTATGTCCGGTTCTAGCAGATCCCAGTTACCGATGATCCGAATGCAGATGCCCCGCTCATGCAGCTTGTCCCGTTCCGCCAGCAGCCGTTGGAATTTTTCCCGCGCAAGATTCATCAGCGTGTCCACCTCTTCCTGTGTGCGCTTGAAGTTTTCGATGCTGAATGCGTACACCGTCACCTCGCTGATGCCTACCTCCAGGCACCACTGCAGCGTTTCGGACAGTTTCTCGAACCCGGCCGAATGACCCTCCGCTTtggcaatgtttgttttccgcgCGTACCGTCGGTTACCGTCCATGATGAACGCGACGTGCGTCGGTATCGGACCGGCCTGTAGCACCCGGATTATCCACCGATGGTACCAGTGCAGATTGCTTTCCCGGACCCAGGTCGGGGCAGGTGGTTCCGGTACTACCGTGGGGGGCGCACGGATCGGGGTAACTCCAGCGGCCGAAGGAGCCATCGCCTACAAGACGGAGAAGAAATGCGTGACGTGGGAATGATGGAAGATGGTACGGCCAATTGACGCACCTGTAATTACGAACTAAAATTGCACTATTTCATTGAAGCCTGATGAAAATTTCGAGTCGGCTACGGGAAAGACCTTTTTGTGAGTTGTTTCTTGCCGATTTGGAACCTCACATGACAGcagattgttttgaaaattcccGGTGGGAAATCTACCACACATGGAAAGGTGGGAGATAACTGGTACGTAGGCAATGTTCTCTTTGAGTTCCATGTACCCTCAGGCGcttttgttatcattttcatACATGTTCAAATTTATAATCCAAGAAGAAGTTCGATTTCTGTAAAATAAACggtttattgaaatttgatAAAGTAAAGGCGTATTGACGGCACAGAGACAATACCAACATTGAGCGAACTGGAAATATTTGTATGTAAAAATATGCTACATTAACATTAAGAAGTAAAAGATAAACTTTTTGTCTAATTTAtggtacatttttgtttgtattgtgttgtgttgtttcttttttaacggGCTAtcgaaaaagaataatttaaaatgtcaTCTATGCAAATTTGACACTTGCAAAAGCGCGACTGTTGTAAGGTTCCCGATGAAAGCTCTTGCAAAACAAGAAGAGGAAGATTTTGACAGCAAATTCCTTCATTCCGTCATCGTATTCTGATCCCGTTtggttttttcgtttgtttctgttcGCTGTTGTCGCACGAAAACAGGACCACCAAGTTGGTAAAATCTTTCAAATATACCTTCCGGTGAGTGTATTGATAACGCCCTGTGCAAATGCATCGTTTCCTTCCGGGTGCTTTTGCGGTgctaaaagaaaaacggaTTCCAGAGGCAAACACCTCACCCAGCGGAGTTCCCTACGGGTGATTAGCATTCTTCCGACGTTCCCCGTCTGCACAAATCGGCCCCTCGGATAACCAAGTAGTGGATGTCGGGGAACACGAGTATATGTCTTTTCGTACGGTGAAACCCAATGATACGCCCACATGTTTTCAGTGAAGTAGTCAGTGTTGGATAGCTGGAAGCGAACGGTGATAGCAAATGGCGACCGAAAGTGTACAAGCAGGCAGAGTATTTTTCTATCATGCATCAGTGGCCCTCCGCGGGGCAAGAATGCTGCTCGGGCACGTAGCAAATCGTTGGAAATTCGTGTGTTTTGAAGGGTAACGCTTGGGAAAAGGGTCTCATTTGCGAGTGAAATTGTGGGGCATCCTATCGGGGAGTGCACTTTCCGGCATTCCCGGATGTCATCGGTAGTGGTGCCGTTCACCGTTGTACAAGATGTGCTAAATATCTTCCAGCTAGCAAAAACCCGTGCAATCATACACACCtcttgcatgtgtgtgtgcgtacccGTGTTTGTAGGTAGGCACCGGCCGATATTACATGTCGGgaagaaccaacaaaaaagttcAACGGTCGACGGCTGCGGACGAATTCGCTCGATGCTTTATTGATTCGGCGCTCGACCCCATTATCCGGGCAGGTTGGTGGGTTGTGTAGTGACGGGTGGTACGCGTTCGAACAAGCGAGCTGCACAATAATCGTAATGGGGCGGAACTGGCTCGCACCCCATCCCTTCCAAACTGcagcaaaaaagtgcaaggttGTATAGCGAAGGAACGCGACAGTAGCGCGCGGCAGGTTGTGTAATAtgactgtttgtttgtgtgtgtatatggtttaaaaatatgaatacCCAATTTGATGGAAAATCAGTAATCATGAGAGCATGTGTGTTTATAGTGgatcgtgtatgtgtgaaaatGGGTGTAAAACATGATACTAGAAACAAGACAAGTATAAGAAAAGGAGCAAAAAGCAACCAGTAATCtaaaattttgaagaaaagtGATCAAAGCGACTACCTTGGAGTGTTGTGTGATCGGGTTCGACACAGTTCCATCAAACCTTTTTTCAGCAATCGTTAATCGTTCGAAAGGCCTATCATAGTAGGCTTGTGTTAGCAGTAATTACTGACATCCTTCGCAGTCGAGCTTTGAACCCAAAACAAGTCTATTTAATATTTGTAATCTATGTTACatcaaaagtatgcaatttggtTAAATTCATTAAGTCAGCACTTGTGAAACCCAAACCAATTTCATCACAAATAATGGAgcaaaatgttttcctttagcTAATGTACTCCTTCTGATGGTTTTTTATACGCATTGGCTGTTGCATTTTTGCCATTCGGGTACCATTTCCGATTCCAATTGTTTTGTCGTCTCACCAACCGCCAAACGTCAAATGTGTGTaggtttgtttatgttttgttgtgccaTCAGTTCGAGAATAAACGCTTTCTTGTAATTTTTCAGCCCCAATATACACCTAATAGGTTGGAAAATGTCGTGCCGAAGCCATAGTGGTGTTTTTGCCATGCTTCGCGGAACCAAAAGCATAGCAAATGATCCAAGTAAGCACGTAGAGGAGGGATGAACTCGAATGGAAAAGTGTTGTACCAATACAGCGTGCAAGCGGAAAACAACGAATAATGGAGCGTTATTTTTGTGCTATTGCTTTTTATTAGCTTTGTGTAAAAGCTGACAACGCTTGAATACGCTTGTCACACCAGAATTCCACCGAACAGTTATGGATGATTTTAAGGGTGCAGCATTTTCAGATCGTGGCTGCACTTGGCTTGATGCAACAGTCCCACCAGCTCGTGGAAGTGATAGTCCAGATATTTGGCGACCGGTTCCTGGAAGCACAGCTCCTGCTTGTACGCAGCGGTGCACCGATCTGGGCACGGCAGTGAGTTCTGCTGCAGACAGACAAGATGCCGGTTGGCAAAGTTCTCGCAACATTCGCCCAGCCCAAACTGGACGCAGTGCCGATCGAGATCCGCTCCCGCCTCGTCACAGTACACGCCGAGCTTGATGGCTACGCAGCGCAGGAAGCACTTCGTTTCCGGATCCTCCGGGAAGATGCCAGACATGTAGGAGGGGAACCGCTGCAGCGGTATGCGCAGCGTGTTGAAACAGTCGAGCACGATTTCGAGCACCTCGAGGAAGGAAGCGGGTCGGAAGCTGGAGCTGGTATGTTTCACCACCTCCACCGGGACGGATACCGGTTCGTGATGCACTAGCGGCACGACCGGATGATGTTGCTGTACCACCGGATACACCTTGTGACCGCACTTGGGCGCATGGGGAAGTACCGGCACGTGGAAAGCACTAACACTGGCCACCAAAACACTGGCTACCACGACTATGCAAACACTcgatttaatcattttaaacTATTCTGCAACGAAAACTGGCAGCGGTACACCGAAATATCCTGGAATGGAGTTGCTCAAGCTACTGGTACCGAACGGTGCTGCACCAGGGTAGTTTTATACTTCGAACCTCTCTGCCGTGTGCAATGGTCTCACTGTGGACACTAAATTCCCGCCGACTGGTGATACGGCACGCATCATTAGTGAGGCCTGGTCCAAGCTCTTGTTGGTGCTCTTACTACCTGATGGTATTTTCCTATCAAACCACTACCGGGTTTCGGTCGGTGGAGGTGATGTGTTTGGACAATTTTGGCCTTCCTTTGGGGAGcgcattttttgcttttatttttacggTGCCGTAGTCTAGTTTTTTAAGGTACCCCCTCAAGACACGTGGATAACAGAGTCGACAGACTGTAGCACACACACGTCCCAACATGGTGGTGCGCCGTGAACCGCCTCACAGCGATAGGAAATTCCTCTTTTTAGCGCTTTGAATCTTAACGGGGGTAGAGTTTTTgcgccttttttttcaatatgaTACggattttatttgtatttctttaGCTTAATTTCctttgttatatatttttgcGAACGGTTGATTAagcgcggtttttttttgtttgttacacaAATTCGGATTGCTGTTTACTTTGAGTCAACGGCGGAATGCTTACAATGTGTAATGGAACTGCTTTGGCCAAGACCACAAGGGTTCAGCATGGCATCTCTGACGGCAATCTATGGATGAATCTTTGGGAGCTAGAATAAAACCAATATTTTTATCCTAAAATTCTGAATATTCCTTTCATCTTACGTAGGATTTTTCGATTACCTTGTAAAATGATCAATTTTCCAAGAAAATCAAACTttcgaatataaaaaaaacataattattatcTCATAAACATCCGCTCAATTTACCTTAAACTACAGAATATCAAGTATTATTTATCGGAACACAGCTAATTATTAATGCCATCAAATTGCTCAACTTTCAGTCATTAATAGTAGTCGCatctggaaaaaaagaaagcaatttTGAACGCGTTCGGATGGAAAATGTCCCTCCTCAAACTGCGAGGATTATGGGAAGCAATATGAAATGAGTGCCGGAAATTAATCTGAACATTCCCGCCAACCGTGGCCAAACAGattctgtgtgtgagtgtgtatctGTGGTAGATGAGTGATTGTGCCCAGTGTATGTAGCGTATGGTCACGAGACGTaccggaaaaataaaatcctgcAGCGCTACTTCTCCAGACCACATCCTCCCCACGCTCCTTCGCTTTCTCCCCACGGGGTTACCACTTTGTGTGGCACTTCCTGTCTGTGGATGCGGCGACTGGCCCAGTGCCAACGAGTTCGTCCGGGCCTGTAGGGTGGCAGACAGGTGTAATGAGGCCAAGTTCTGGCACACGTCAATCGGAACCGGCCGCGGTGATACAGAAAAGATGCGCCCCATCATGTTACGGTAGTAGTGGCAGACGTGGCGGTAATAGCAGCGGAACCGGTGCAAGTGTTTAGCACAAACGAACCCCCGGAAAAAAGTGGAATAGTGGAGCTGAGTGGGAGAGTGAGACACAGATAAAAGAGAATCCGACGACAGTGGCAGCAGAGGAAAGTTGCAGTACGAACACGATCAAGGataattcgttttttttttttgaggacaAATATTAGAACTCCAACCATCAAGATGACCGTCGATTTCAACGACTATTTTTGGGTAAGTGCAATAGAGTAGGAAGATGTATTTTTAGTATGTTACTAAATAGGAATGTAGGCGTTTGTCGACATTTGGATCTGAGAGAGGAGGATGCAACAATTAGAGTTCACTTCATTCACGTCTATTTCATTGCCTGCAAAGTACGTTGAATTGACGTAtcttaatatttaattaagaTCGTAATTTAAGGAAAGTCCCTTGGTTCCCCTGGGAGATGTTTGACAAACTGTCTCTCGGCGGTCAATTGGCTTCGCAATTATCTCAATCCTTTTTAACTTctcggttttcttttgcttctgcttCTAAATGCTCATTTCGTGGGGCCAAGAATGTCTGGAATTGCATGTGTTTTATCGCCATCTTCCAGCCAAAGGAAAcatgtttaacaaaaaaagatttccTTTATCGACGCTGATAACGTTAGTGCTACTTTCCTAACAAACAACCACAGCCCTTGGTTGGTATTGAGCTGCACCACGGGAATGGTTTATCTGACCGTCGAACTTGAACTCCCTCGACATTCGCCGACGTCGTTGTTTGCTGTACAGCAGATTCTCACGCATTTCCTGCTGCAGTGAAGTTGTTATCGCGCAGCACTTAGCTTTTTTCTTCAAGCGTATTTTGAACCATGTTTGAGAGGGTTTTGATAAGCACCAGCACTCTGGCGGGTTTGTGCGGTTTAAACAGATACCGTGAGTGAATCATTTAAGAAAAACTGCTGTCCacgtattttaaatattttaaattcatcgTATGCGACCGGGAATGGTAATTTGTGTATTAAAATCTGTCATAGTGTGTAAATACGATTCCAACAATACCATGCATAACGATGACGCAACATACGATCATGATGCGGGAGAGACGGTCGACGCCCATACTCACATTACGTTCCGGTGTTTGGCGTTGACTTGTGAATGtgttgtgcttttgttgttgtttttattgtt
This region of Anopheles marshallii chromosome 2, idAnoMarsDA_429_01, whole genome shotgun sequence genomic DNA includes:
- the LOC128706722 gene encoding dehydrodolichyl diphosphate synthase complex subunit DHDDS codes for the protein MAPSAAGVTPIRAPPTVVPEPPAPTWVRESNLHWYHRWIIRVLQAGPIPTHVAFIMDGNRRYARKTNIAKAEGHSAGFEKLSETLQWCLEVGISEVTVYAFSIENFKRTQEEVDTLMNLAREKFQRLLAERDKLHERGICIRIIGNWDLLEPDIRRSIAEAVLLTRHNRKAILNVAFAYTSRDEITHSIRTVAQAVGDGQLEPDDVTEELLTRCLYTKYSAEPDLLVRTSGEVRLSDFLLWQSATSVMYFTETLWPEFTIWHLLGAVFYYQRVRWQMLDVRKALDQYTHDGGVELCGKRKERIGRFLEYVERQEEHQLVRLVRGTGIK